The Deltaproteobacteria bacterium sequence CAGCCCCCTTCTATAAAAAAGAAGTTTTCAAATGGGCAGTGGCTTTAGGAAAGAAACGGAGCAGGGCACGTCAGAACCATCAGTCCTTTTCTATGTTGGATCAAATGCAATATCAAGTTGCCCAGAGATTGGTTTTTTCAAAACTTCATGAACGTTTAGGTGGCAGGTTGGAGTTTTTCATTTCAGGAGGAGCTCCTTTGTCCCAGGAAATTGGTGAATTTTTTGACGCGGCAAATATCCTGATTTTGGAAGGCTATGGTCTTACCGAAACCACGGCAGCTATCACTTGCAATAAACTCGATCGTTACCGTTTTGGTACGGTGGGTCCTATTGTGGCGAACGTTGAAATTAAACTGGCCAGGGATAAAGAAATTCTGGTTCGGGGTGCTCATGTTTGTAAGGGGTATTATCGAAATGAGGAGGCCACTCAGGAATCTTTTACTCCGGATGGTTTTTTTAAAACGGGGGATATTGGCGAATTTGATGACAAGGGTTTTTTGAGAATTACCGATCGAAAAAAAGATCTCATTGTTACTGCGGCCGGGAAAAACATTGCTCCTCAGTACATCGAAAACCTGCTCAAGACAGATGCGGTTTTTTCTCAAGTGATGGTGCATGGAGACAGACGAAAATTTTTGAGTGCCTTGGTGACACTAAATCCGGATGCCTTGCAGGAACTTGCCAGAGTTCAAAACTTGGGAAGCTTTGACTATCAACAATTAGTGAGGCACCCTAAGATATTTGAAATGGTAAAAAAGCGGATTGAAGAAAAAAATAAACAGCTGGCCAGTTATGAAAGTATTAAACGTTTTTCCATTTTGGCCGATGATTTTACCATCGATAGAGGGGAGTTGACGCCTACTCTTAAAATTAAGCGAAAAGTAGTCAGCGAAAAATATAAAGGAATTCTGGATTCCTTTTATCAGGAGTAGTTTTTGCCATTATTTACTTTTCATTTTTTGTTTTTTCGTTAAACTGAGGCTTCTTAAAATTTCTATATAAAAAGGAGATGAAAATGGCGGATCAAAATTCAGTTCAAAACTCTTCAGCGGGGGGTTCCGGGCTCGCTCCCAATGTGGCTTCGCTGCTTTGTTACCTCTGTTCATGGGTGACAGGGCTTATTTTTATACTCATTGAAAAAAATGACAAAAACGTTCGCTTTCATGCCTGGCAGGCCATTTTCTTCGGAGGAGCTGTCACTGCGTTATATATAGTAGGGACAGTGTTTACCATAATCTTGGCGTTTATTTCTTCGGCCTTGGCCAGTATTTTTAGTTTACTGATGTGGCTTCTCATGCTGGGTTTTATGGTGTTGTGGGTTGTTCTGATGGTTAAAGCCTATCAGGGGGAACGCTGGAAATTGCCTTACTTGGGAGATTTAGCAGAAACTCAGAACAATAAATCCTGATTTTGTTTTTTCCCTTTCATAAAAAGGCTCCGATTTATCGGAGCCTTTTTTATTCTTATGCCACTCCAATCCATCAACCCCAGCAGCAATGAAGTTATAAAAATTTACGAAGAAATCTCTTTTGATGAAATTCAAATCAAACTTCAAGCCGCCGAAAATGCCCATCAAGCTTGGCGAAAAACTGCATTTTCACATCGTGCGGGCTTGATGAAAAAAGCAGGGCAGATCCTCCTGAAAAGAAAAGAAGAGTTTGCAAAGCTCATCGCTTTGGAAATGGGAAAACCTCTCAAACAAGGAGCGTTGGAAATAGAAAAGTGTGCCTTGGTTTGTGATTATTACGCAGAAAATGCAGAGAAATTTTTAAGCCCTGAAGAAGTAAAAACGGAAGCCTTAAAAAGCTACGTAAGTTTTGAACCCATCGGTATTGTGCTCGCCATCATGCCCTGGAACTTTCCTTTTTGGCAGGTCTTTCGTTTTGCAGTTCCGGCGCTCATGGCCGGCAATGCAGGAGTTTTAAAACATGCTTTTAACGTGAGTGGTTGCGCCCTTGCCATTGAAGATGTGTTTGCAGAAGCGGGGTTCCCAGTCCATTTGTTTGTGACGCTACTTTGCGATATTCCACAAATACCCAAACTCATTGAGCATCCTTTAATTAAAGCAATCACCTTAACAGGGAGTACCCGTGCGGGTCAGACGGTAGCAGCCCAATCGGGAAGAGCCATCAAGAAAACCGTTTTAGAATTAGGTGGCTCGGATGCCTTTCTGATTTTGGAAGATGCCGACTTGGATAAAACCGTTACCTTAGCTTGCGCTTCGCGTTTGTTAAATGCCGGTCAAAGCTGTATTTGTGCCAAGCGATTTATTGTGGTGAAAAGTATTCAAAAAGAATTTGAACAAAGATTAAGTACAGAGATGAATAAAGTGGTGCTGGGAGATCCCTTTGAAGCCGCAACTACTATGGGTCCCATGGCTAGGATGGATCTTCGAGAGGCCTTGCATCGTCAGGTGACGGAAAGTATTTTGAAAGGGGCGAAACTTCTTTTGGGTGGAAAAATTCCGGGAGGGAAGGGGGCCTATTATCCTCCTACTATTTTGACAGAAGTGAAAAAAGGAATGCCCGCTTACTCCGAAGAACTGTTTGGTCCCGTGGCGACCATTATTCCTGTTGAAGATGAAGAAGAAGCTATTTTTGTGGCCAACGATACGGAGTTTGGCTTGGGCGCTGCAGTATTTACCCAAGATTTAAAACGCGGTGAAGAAATTGCCCAGAAACGCCTGGAAGCCGGATGCTGTTACGTAAACAACATGGTGCGATCGGATCCACGACTTCCTTTTGGAGGAATAAAAGGCTCCGGATACGGACGGGAACTTTCGC is a genomic window containing:
- a CDS encoding long-chain fatty acid--CoA ligase, translated to PIYHSTLPKDVAYILNHCQAEIAFIEGTSQLAKISSLRSELSYLKKIISFDKVSQEEVFPFKKIIKDTPFHLENFQALIGAIDLKDLATVVYTSGTTGQPKGVALTHECFSSEIDALNQIFDLSEGKESLLFLPLAHILARALQFYQLTQGFIQAYAESIDKLLENIKEIKPHFMVSVPRIFEKIYAKVMGDFESAPFYKKEVFKWAVALGKKRSRARQNHQSFSMLDQMQYQVAQRLVFSKLHERLGGRLEFFISGGAPLSQEIGEFFDAANILILEGYGLTETTAAITCNKLDRYRFGTVGPIVANVEIKLARDKEILVRGAHVCKGYYRNEEATQESFTPDGFFKTGDIGEFDDKGFLRITDRKKDLIVTAAGKNIAPQYIENLLKTDAVFSQVMVHGDRRKFLSALVTLNPDALQELARVQNLGSFDYQQLVRHPKIFEMVKKRIEEKNKQLASYESIKRFSILADDFTIDRGELTPTLKIKRKVVSEKYKGILDSFYQE
- a CDS encoding DUF4870 domain-containing protein, which translates into the protein MADQNSVQNSSAGGSGLAPNVASLLCYLCSWVTGLIFILIEKNDKNVRFHAWQAIFFGGAVTALYIVGTVFTIILAFISSALASIFSLLMWLLMLGFMVLWVVLMVKAYQGERWKLPYLGDLAETQNNKS
- a CDS encoding NAD-dependent succinate-semialdehyde dehydrogenase; its protein translation is MPLQSINPSSNEVIKIYEEISFDEIQIKLQAAENAHQAWRKTAFSHRAGLMKKAGQILLKRKEEFAKLIALEMGKPLKQGALEIEKCALVCDYYAENAEKFLSPEEVKTEALKSYVSFEPIGIVLAIMPWNFPFWQVFRFAVPALMAGNAGVLKHAFNVSGCALAIEDVFAEAGFPVHLFVTLLCDIPQIPKLIEHPLIKAITLTGSTRAGQTVAAQSGRAIKKTVLELGGSDAFLILEDADLDKTVTLACASRLLNAGQSCICAKRFIVVKSIQKEFEQRLSTEMNKVVLGDPFEAATTMGPMARMDLREALHRQVTESILKGAKLLLGGKIPGGKGAYYPPTILTEVKKGMPAYSEELFGPVATIIPVEDEEEAIFVANDTEFGLGAAVFTQDLKRGEEIAQKRLEAGCCYVNNMVRSDPRLPFGGIKGSGYGRELSHFGIREFVNIKTVCIHK